In Tepidanaerobacter syntrophicus, the following are encoded in one genomic region:
- the rsxC gene encoding electron transport complex subunit RsxC, producing the protein MVKTFNGGIHPPYNKELTKNKPIKEAVLPSKVILPMGMHVGAPCEPLVKVGDMVKKGQKIGDSKAFVSVPVHASISGKVIAVEPRLWPGGGLMMSVVIESDGKDEAYEDINPPKPLDKLTPEEIKSIIREAGMAGLGGAGFPTHVKLAVPPEKNIDTIIVNAAECEPYITADHRLLLEHPEDVVLGLKAIMKAVNVNKGIIAIEDNKIDALDGINRAIAGSEGIQVIILATKYPQGGEKQLIQAVTDREVPSGGLPMDVGVIVNNAGTCAAIAKVLKTGMPLIERITTVTGSGINEPSNLLIRIGTPLIDIIEQCGGFKGTPGKVLMGGPMMGLAQSTLDVPAIKGTSGILVLEKSDVKLFEPSTCINCARCVDACPINLLPTRLAKFSEKGRWKDAEDYHAMDCIECGCCAYVCPAHIPLTQHIRIAKNTITALRKKNKK; encoded by the coding sequence ATGGTTAAGACCTTTAACGGTGGTATACATCCACCATACAATAAAGAATTGACCAAAAATAAACCTATAAAGGAAGCTGTTTTACCCAGCAAGGTTATACTCCCTATGGGTATGCATGTAGGTGCTCCCTGTGAGCCGCTGGTAAAAGTTGGAGATATGGTAAAGAAAGGCCAAAAAATAGGAGATTCCAAAGCCTTTGTTTCGGTGCCGGTTCATGCCAGCATTTCAGGGAAGGTAATTGCAGTAGAGCCTAGATTATGGCCGGGCGGAGGTTTAATGATGTCCGTTGTTATCGAATCTGACGGGAAAGACGAGGCCTATGAGGATATTAACCCTCCTAAACCGTTAGATAAGCTGACGCCAGAAGAGATAAAAAGTATAATACGCGAAGCCGGCATGGCGGGACTAGGAGGCGCAGGTTTTCCCACACATGTTAAACTTGCGGTACCGCCGGAAAAAAATATAGATACAATCATTGTAAATGCTGCAGAGTGCGAACCTTACATCACAGCAGACCACAGGCTGTTACTAGAACATCCGGAAGATGTGGTTTTAGGCCTTAAGGCCATTATGAAAGCAGTCAATGTGAACAAAGGAATTATAGCAATAGAAGACAATAAAATAGATGCGTTAGACGGTATAAACCGAGCCATCGCCGGAAGCGAAGGGATTCAAGTTATAATTTTAGCTACAAAGTACCCTCAAGGCGGCGAAAAACAACTTATACAAGCTGTAACTGATAGAGAAGTTCCCTCTGGCGGCCTGCCTATGGATGTAGGAGTAATAGTTAACAATGCCGGCACGTGTGCGGCTATTGCAAAAGTGCTAAAAACCGGTATGCCTCTTATTGAAAGAATAACCACGGTAACCGGTTCAGGGATAAACGAGCCGAGCAATCTTTTGATAAGAATAGGCACACCCCTTATTGATATTATAGAACAGTGTGGCGGCTTTAAAGGCACTCCCGGCAAGGTTTTAATGGGTGGCCCGATGATGGGCCTGGCCCAGTCTACACTGGATGTTCCGGCCATAAAGGGCACCTCCGGCATATTGGTTTTAGAAAAATCAGATGTAAAGCTTTTTGAACCATCGACCTGTATTAATTGTGCGCGCTGCGTAGATGCTTGTCCCATAAACCTTTTACCTACAAGACTTGCTAAATTCTCGGAAAAAGGCAGATGGAAGGACGCTGAAGACTACCACGCAATGGATTGTATAGAATGCGGTTGCTGTGCATATGTATGTCCGGCACATATACCGCTGACACAACATATAAGGATTGCAAAGAATACTATAACAGCTTTAAGGAAGAAAAATAAGAAGTAG
- a CDS encoding RnfABCDGE type electron transport complex subunit D, producing the protein MEDYNLIVTSSPHIHSGESTSKIMLTVAAALLLPTIGSIYFFGPRALALVIVSSVAAVITEAIFQKLRNRPITIKDGSALVTGMLLALNLPPGLPYWMAAVGAVVAISLGKQIYGGIGANPFNPALIGRVFLMVSFTGPMTTWINPVDGTTGATPLSLMKMQGVSTDYMKLFLGNVGGSLGETSALLIIIGGLFLIFKGYADWRIPASYLGTVAVLSLILGRDPIFHLLAGGLMLGAFFMATDMVTTPITKKGKIIFGIGAGFFTVLIRFFGGYPEGVSFSILLMNAFTPIINRFTVPRIYGEVKAK; encoded by the coding sequence ATGGAGGACTATAATTTGATTGTAACGTCTTCTCCTCATATACATTCAGGAGAAAGCACGTCAAAGATAATGTTAACAGTAGCCGCAGCTTTGTTACTGCCCACCATTGGAAGCATATATTTCTTTGGACCTAGGGCTTTAGCTCTTGTGATAGTAAGCAGCGTGGCTGCGGTAATAACGGAAGCCATTTTTCAAAAACTTAGAAACAGACCCATCACTATTAAAGATGGAAGTGCTCTGGTAACAGGAATGCTTCTGGCCCTTAATCTACCACCGGGACTGCCTTACTGGATGGCAGCAGTAGGTGCTGTGGTAGCTATATCTTTAGGCAAACAAATTTACGGTGGAATAGGAGCCAATCCGTTTAATCCCGCCCTTATAGGCAGAGTATTTTTGATGGTATCATTCACAGGCCCGATGACCACATGGATAAATCCCGTAGACGGGACAACTGGGGCGACACCCCTTTCGCTGATGAAAATGCAGGGAGTATCAACAGATTATATGAAACTATTCCTAGGAAATGTAGGCGGATCATTAGGAGAGACATCAGCATTACTTATTATTATCGGAGGTCTGTTTTTGATATTTAAAGGTTATGCAGATTGGAGAATACCCGCAAGCTATTTAGGCACAGTTGCGGTCTTATCTCTTATTCTAGGCAGGGATCCTATTTTTCATTTACTTGCAGGCGGCCTTATGCTAGGGGCATTCTTTATGGCAACAGATATGGTTACAACACCTATTACAAAGAAAGGCAAAATAATCTTTGGTATTGGAGCAGGGTTTTTTACAGTTTTGATAAGATTTTTCGGCGGGTATCCGGAGGGCGTGTCGTTTTCTATTCTCCTTATGAACGCCTTTACACCGATAATCAATAGATTTACCGTCCCTAGAATCTATGGTGAGGTGAAAGCCAAATGA
- a CDS encoding RnfABCDGE type electron transport complex subunit G, producing MNQYVKMIVVLLVISCASGAVLALSYAVTNPKIQQQELQKLQESVLKVIPGATKMEEVQKDGITVYIGLDDQGNKKGIAFPASGSGFNGVIELMVGYNPTEGKLTGVEVLSMSETPGLGAKITEESFTGQFNGKSVKDQFIVKQDVQAISGATISSTAVTKAIKASLDEIVKLYPVGGDF from the coding sequence ATGAACCAATATGTAAAAATGATAGTAGTGCTTCTTGTTATTTCGTGCGCATCTGGGGCGGTTCTAGCCTTGTCTTACGCAGTTACTAATCCGAAAATTCAACAGCAGGAACTACAAAAGTTGCAAGAATCAGTGCTTAAGGTAATTCCAGGTGCAACCAAAATGGAAGAGGTGCAAAAAGACGGAATTACAGTATATATTGGACTTGATGATCAAGGAAACAAGAAGGGGATAGCATTTCCTGCGTCAGGCTCCGGCTTTAATGGTGTAATTGAGCTTATGGTGGGATATAATCCTACTGAAGGCAAGCTTACAGGTGTTGAAGTGCTGTCTATGAGCGAGACACCGGGTCTTGGCGCAAAAATCACGGAAGAGTCTTTTACGGGACAATTTAATGGCAAGTCGGTTAAAGACCAATTTATAGTCAAACAAGATGTACAGGCGATTTCGGGTGCCACAATATCCTCTACCGCGGTAACAAAGGCAATAAAGGCCTCGCTAGATGAAATAGTAAAACTGTACCCCGTAGGAGGTGATTTTTAG
- the rsxE gene encoding electron transport complex subunit RsxE: MQLIKDFVNGIWNENPIFRIVIGICSALAVTTSANNGIAMGMALTFVLTCSSILISLLRNIIPSKVRIPCYVIVIATFTTVVDLFMKGYFPALYNVMGIFIPLIVVNCIVLARAEAFASKVGPLRATADALGMGLGYTWAITLISIIREIMGTGSVFGYKILGAGFTPWVIAILPPGAFIVMGILVGLMNLITRKTANSADGH; this comes from the coding sequence ATGCAGCTAATAAAGGATTTTGTAAATGGTATTTGGAACGAAAATCCAATATTTCGAATAGTTATAGGTATATGTTCAGCACTTGCAGTAACTACTTCAGCAAACAACGGTATTGCAATGGGAATGGCTCTTACTTTTGTGCTGACATGTTCAAGTATATTAATATCACTGCTCAGAAACATAATTCCTTCAAAGGTCAGGATTCCGTGTTATGTTATAGTAATAGCTACTTTTACTACCGTGGTCGACCTTTTTATGAAAGGATACTTTCCTGCATTATACAATGTCATGGGAATATTTATCCCTCTAATAGTGGTTAACTGTATTGTCCTTGCACGAGCAGAAGCGTTTGCTTCAAAAGTAGGCCCTCTTAGAGCAACTGCTGACGCACTTGGCATGGGCTTAGGCTACACATGGGCAATTACTCTAATCAGTATAATAAGAGAAATTATGGGAACAGGATCGGTTTTTGGGTATAAAATTCTCGGAGCAGGTTTTACGCCATGGGTTATTGCAATCTTGCCGCCCGGAGCCTTTATAGTTATGGGTATCTTGGTTGGCCTTATGAATCTTATAACTAGAAAAACAGCCAACAGCGCCGACGGCCATTAA
- the rsxA gene encoding electron transport complex subunit RsxA, which translates to MAKELFFIIVGSIFVNNFVFSRFLGNCPFLGVSNKTETAIGMGIATTFVLTMTGVAAYLIQNYVLVPFGLEDFLQIVAFILVIASLVQLVEMIVLKVSPTLYNAFGIFLPLITTNCIVMAVALLIPLNNYNLVESIALGFGAGVGFTLALALMSGIREELEFADVPDALKGPAIVFITAGLLSMIFLGFTGLVPLA; encoded by the coding sequence ATGGCAAAAGAATTATTTTTTATCATTGTTGGTTCGATTTTTGTAAATAACTTTGTTTTTTCCAGATTTCTTGGCAACTGTCCATTCTTAGGCGTCTCCAATAAAACTGAAACAGCAATCGGAATGGGTATAGCAACAACATTTGTACTTACCATGACGGGAGTTGCGGCATATCTTATTCAAAACTATGTATTAGTTCCCTTCGGATTGGAAGATTTTCTTCAAATAGTTGCCTTTATCCTTGTTATAGCGTCATTGGTGCAGCTTGTGGAGATGATAGTTTTAAAAGTAAGTCCTACTTTATATAATGCCTTCGGCATATTTCTGCCGCTAATTACTACTAACTGTATTGTTATGGCTGTTGCACTTTTGATACCGCTGAACAACTATAATTTAGTAGAAAGTATTGCCCTGGGATTTGGAGCAGGAGTAGGTTTTACATTGGCACTAGCTTTAATGTCCGGCATAAGGGAAGAATTAGAATTTGCAGATGTTCCGGATGCACTTAAAGGGCCTGCAATTGTATTTATTACAGCGGGTCTGCTGTCGATGATATTTTTAGGTTTTACAGGACTTGTGCCACTAGCGTAA
- a CDS encoding RnfABCDGE type electron transport complex subunit B, giving the protein MSNIILISILSMGGLGLLLGAGLAIASKQLAVETDPKVDAILEVLPGANCGACGYPGCSGAAKAIAEGRAPVNTCPVGGEAVAKKVAKIMGVDDIGASGDRKIARVLCQGGNNEAKTKAEYHGVKTCKAASMVNGGPKACPFGCLGFGDCTIVCPVDAIIMGDNGLPVIDEQKCIGCGLCAEACPKNVLALVSEKNEVWVSCRATMKPKETRQVCSKGCIACKQCEKVCPFDAVHVNNNVAVIDYEKCRSCMLCVEKCPTKSIVPAFSQRKKAVIIEEKCTGCTVCARNCPVKAITGEVKKVHTVNPELCIGCGICQEKCRMNAIEMVRDGEKEIKTNNKCATAK; this is encoded by the coding sequence ATGTCTAATATAATATTAATTTCAATATTGAGCATGGGTGGCCTGGGCTTATTGCTGGGTGCAGGTCTTGCAATAGCGTCCAAGCAGCTGGCAGTAGAGACGGATCCGAAAGTAGATGCTATTCTTGAAGTACTGCCGGGAGCTAACTGTGGTGCGTGCGGATATCCCGGCTGTTCAGGCGCGGCAAAAGCAATTGCTGAGGGGAGAGCACCGGTTAATACTTGTCCTGTAGGGGGAGAAGCGGTTGCGAAAAAGGTTGCCAAGATTATGGGCGTTGATGATATAGGTGCCTCAGGAGATAGAAAAATTGCAAGGGTTCTGTGCCAAGGAGGAAATAATGAAGCTAAAACAAAAGCGGAATACCATGGAGTAAAAACATGTAAAGCAGCATCCATGGTAAACGGCGGCCCAAAAGCCTGTCCTTTTGGCTGCCTAGGTTTTGGCGACTGCACAATTGTTTGCCCTGTTGATGCTATAATTATGGGAGATAATGGTCTTCCTGTAATAGACGAACAAAAATGTATTGGCTGCGGCCTTTGTGCCGAAGCATGTCCGAAAAACGTTTTAGCGCTAGTTTCCGAGAAAAATGAGGTATGGGTAAGCTGCCGGGCCACGATGAAACCAAAAGAGACAAGGCAGGTGTGCAGCAAAGGATGTATAGCTTGCAAACAATGTGAAAAAGTATGTCCTTTTGATGCTGTCCATGTCAACAATAACGTGGCAGTAATTGACTATGAAAAATGTCGCAGCTGCATGCTATGTGTTGAGAAATGTCCGACCAAATCAATTGTTCCAGCATTTAGCCAGCGTAAAAAAGCGGTAATTATCGAAGAAAAGTGCACCGGTTGCACCGTGTGTGCCAGGAATTGCCCGGTAAAGGCAATTACGGGAGAGGTAAAAAAAGTTCATACCGTAAATCCGGAGCTGTGCATCGGATGCGGGATTTGTCAGGAAAAATGTCGCATGAATGCTATCGAAATGGTGCGTGACGGCGAAAAAGAGATAAAAACTAACAACAAATGCGCCACTGCAAAATAA